A region of Mesorhizobium sp. AR02 DNA encodes the following proteins:
- a CDS encoding ABC transporter permease, whose translation MFYAILRRFGQMLFVMFGISVIVFLIFFATPGADPAARIAGRNASPEVLEAVRHSFGFDRPLYVQYVKMMEKIFVTGDLTSFVNRGWKVVPAVMDSIPVTLSLVFGAAILWVVVSIVIGIVAAATRDSWLDKLLMALGLLGISMPVYWLGEVMNLITQSRYHDSWAFSWVPPLGYKNFSDDPKGWFLTLVIPWITLAILYIGIYGRVLRAAIIESLQEDFIRTARAKGLSETRILLRHALRTSLIAFVTLFGLDFGALVGGSALLTEVVFGLHGIGKLTYDALQNLDLPMIMATVMYASMFVVIANAVVDFVYILLDPRLRTS comes from the coding sequence ATGTTTTACGCCATCCTGCGCCGTTTCGGTCAGATGCTGTTCGTTATGTTCGGCATCTCGGTCATCGTCTTCCTGATCTTCTTCGCGACGCCGGGCGCCGACCCGGCGGCGCGCATCGCCGGCCGCAATGCATCGCCCGAAGTGCTGGAAGCGGTGCGCCACAGTTTTGGCTTCGATCGGCCGCTCTACGTGCAATATGTGAAGATGATGGAGAAGATCTTCGTCACAGGCGATCTGACCTCCTTCGTCAACCGGGGCTGGAAGGTGGTGCCGGCAGTCATGGATTCAATTCCGGTCACGCTCTCGCTGGTGTTCGGAGCGGCGATCCTGTGGGTGGTTGTCTCCATCGTCATCGGCATCGTCGCCGCCGCCACCCGCGACAGCTGGCTGGACAAGCTGCTGATGGCGCTGGGCCTGCTCGGCATTTCCATGCCGGTCTACTGGCTGGGCGAGGTGATGAACCTGATCACCCAGAGCCGCTACCACGACAGCTGGGCGTTCTCCTGGGTGCCGCCACTCGGCTACAAGAATTTCTCCGACGATCCAAAAGGCTGGTTCCTGACGCTGGTCATTCCGTGGATCACGCTGGCCATTCTCTATATCGGCATCTATGGGCGCGTGTTGCGCGCGGCGATCATCGAATCCCTGCAGGAAGACTTTATCCGCACGGCCCGGGCCAAAGGCCTGTCGGAGACGCGCATCCTGCTGCGCCATGCCTTGCGCACATCGCTCATCGCCTTCGTTACCTTGTTCGGCCTCGACTTCGGCGCGTTGGTGGGAGGCTCAGCCCTTTTGACCGAGGTGGTGTTCGGACTGCACGGCATCGGCAAGCTCACCTATGACGCGCTGCAGAACCTCGATCTGCCGATGATCATGGCGACGGTGATGTACGCGTCCATGTTCGTGGTCATCGCCAATGCGGTCGTCGATTTCGTCTACATCCTGCTCGATCCGCGCTTGAGGACATCATGA
- a CDS encoding DUF1697 domain-containing protein: MQTYVALLYSIILGEGRRVVMSDLKAMAEGLGLRNVRTLVATGNLVFEARATDIAKLEQRLETAFEKTFGRHVDIIVRTAEEWLKLAAGNPFPADSAEAGDQVAVRVMRKPAPVEGVAALQAYAAEDEKVLPSAGDIWVVFSRERPSSRLLAAMNHKRLGIGTARNWNTVRKLAEMVGQ; the protein is encoded by the coding sequence ATGCAGACCTATGTCGCGCTCCTCTACAGCATCATCCTGGGCGAGGGGCGCCGGGTCGTCATGTCGGACCTCAAGGCGATGGCGGAAGGCCTTGGCCTCAGGAATGTCCGCACGCTGGTGGCGACCGGCAATCTGGTTTTCGAGGCGCGGGCGACCGATATCGCGAAACTAGAACAGCGGCTGGAAACAGCCTTCGAAAAAACCTTCGGCCGCCATGTCGACATCATCGTGCGCACTGCCGAGGAGTGGCTGAAACTTGCCGCCGGCAATCCGTTTCCGGCCGATTCAGCCGAAGCAGGCGACCAGGTGGCGGTGCGGGTGATGCGCAAACCTGCGCCCGTGGAGGGCGTCGCGGCGCTGCAAGCCTATGCCGCCGAGGACGAGAAGGTATTGCCTTCCGCTGGCGACATCTGGGTCGTCTTTTCGCGCGAAAGGCCGAGTTCACGGCTACTCGCGGCGATGAACCACAAGCGTCTCGGCATCGGTACCGCGCGCAACTGGAACACGGTTCGCAAGCTGGCCGAGATGGTAGGGCAGTAG
- a CDS encoding NCS1 family nucleobase:cation symporter-1, translating into MTIEGASPDLYNEDLAPAKVRNWGPFSIFNVWTSDVHSLWGYYLAASLFLFCGGFVNFIIAIGIGSLIIYALMNMVGYAGVKTGVPYPVLARASFGIWGANIPALVRAIVACFWYGAQTAAASGAIVALLIRSQWFADFNANTHFLGHSGLEVICFVVIWALQLLIIQKGMETVRRFQDWAGPAVWVMMLLLAIYLCVKSGTFAFTSDIPMDVLRAKTADAGIPGDPGSWTALFGVAAIWVTYFSALYLNFCDFARYAPDKAALRKGNIWGLPVNLILFSLVAGVTTIAAYDVYHEVLLHPDQISAKFDSWFLAALAALTFAVATLGINVVANFVSPAFDFSNVFPRQIDFKKGGYIAAVIALVLYPFAPWEGSAAHFVGIIGATMGPIFGVMMVDYYLIRKGEVDVEALYREDGEFRFQGGWHVNAFIAAGIGAVFSSILPNFTNWLPSWWGVYGWFFGVAIAGIIYYVLRTAAVGAGARTAKA; encoded by the coding sequence GTGACCATAGAAGGCGCATCGCCTGATCTGTACAACGAGGATCTCGCTCCGGCCAAGGTTCGAAACTGGGGGCCGTTTTCGATCTTCAACGTCTGGACGTCGGACGTCCACAGCCTGTGGGGCTATTATCTCGCCGCCAGCCTGTTCCTGTTCTGCGGCGGCTTCGTCAATTTCATCATCGCCATCGGCATTGGCTCGCTGATCATCTACGCGCTGATGAACATGGTTGGTTATGCCGGCGTGAAGACCGGCGTGCCCTACCCCGTGCTTGCCCGCGCCTCCTTCGGCATCTGGGGCGCCAACATACCGGCACTGGTGCGCGCCATCGTCGCCTGCTTCTGGTATGGCGCACAAACGGCCGCAGCCTCCGGCGCCATCGTCGCGCTGCTGATCCGCTCGCAATGGTTCGCCGATTTCAACGCCAACACGCATTTCCTCGGCCATTCCGGGCTGGAAGTAATCTGCTTCGTCGTCATCTGGGCGCTGCAGCTGCTGATCATCCAGAAGGGCATGGAAACGGTGCGCCGCTTCCAGGACTGGGCCGGCCCGGCGGTATGGGTGATGATGCTGCTCCTGGCCATCTATCTCTGCGTCAAATCGGGGACCTTCGCCTTTACCAGCGATATTCCGATGGATGTGCTGCGCGCAAAGACCGCCGACGCCGGCATTCCGGGCGATCCCGGGTCGTGGACGGCACTGTTCGGGGTCGCGGCGATCTGGGTGACCTATTTTTCGGCGCTCTATCTCAATTTTTGTGACTTCGCCCGCTACGCGCCGGACAAGGCGGCGCTGCGCAAGGGCAACATCTGGGGCCTGCCGGTCAACCTCATCCTGTTCTCGCTGGTCGCCGGCGTCACCACCATCGCCGCTTATGACGTCTACCACGAGGTGTTGCTGCATCCCGACCAGATCTCGGCCAAGTTCGACAGCTGGTTCCTGGCGGCGCTGGCCGCCCTGACCTTCGCGGTTGCCACGCTCGGCATCAACGTCGTCGCCAACTTCGTCTCGCCGGCCTTCGATTTCTCCAATGTGTTCCCGCGCCAGATCGACTTCAAGAAGGGCGGCTACATAGCGGCCGTGATCGCGCTTGTGCTCTACCCCTTCGCGCCGTGGGAAGGCAGTGCCGCGCATTTCGTCGGCATCATCGGCGCGACGATGGGACCGATCTTCGGTGTGATGATGGTCGACTACTATCTCATCCGCAAAGGCGAGGTCGACGTCGAGGCGCTGTATCGCGAGGACGGCGAGTTCCGCTTCCAGGGCGGCTGGCACGTCAATGCCTTCATTGCCGCCGGCATCGGCGCGGTCTTCTCGTCGATCCTGCCGAACTTCACCAACTGGCTGCCGTCCTGGTGGGGCGTCTATGGCTGGTTCTTCGGCGTCGCCATTGCCGGCATCATCTACTACGTGCTGCGCACCGCCGCCGTGGGTGCGGGCGCCAGGACGGCGAAGGCCTAA
- a CDS encoding CTP synthase, producing the protein MTPMARYVFITGGVVSSLGKGIAAAALGALLQARGYRARIKKLDPYLNVDPGTMSPYQHGEVFVTDDGAETDLDLGHYERFTGRSANQQDNITTGRIYKNIIERERRGDYLGATVQVIPHVTDEIKNFVLNGNDDYDFVLCEIGGTVGDIEAMPFLEAIRQLGNDLPRNNAVYVHLTLMPYIPTAGELKTKPTQHSVKELRGIGIAPDILLVRADRAIPKEERRKLSLFCNVRESAVIQALDVPHIYDVPMAYHKEGLDSEVLAAFGIDPAPKPRMEPWQKVSDRIHNPEGEVTIAIVGKYTGLKDAYKSLIEALSHGGLANHVKVKLDWIESEIFEKEDPTPWLEKVHGILVPGGFGERGSEGKILAAKFARERKVPYFGICFGMQMACIEAARSLAGVEHASSTEFGPTQEPVVGLMTEWLKGNMLEKRRETGDLGGTMRLGAYQAELAKGSKIADIYGDTQISERHRHRYEVNIDYKERLEDCGLVFAGMSPDGVLPETVEYPDHPWFIGVQYHPELKSRPLDPHPLFASFIEAAVEQSRLV; encoded by the coding sequence ATGACTCCCATGGCGCGATATGTATTCATCACAGGCGGCGTGGTTTCCTCACTTGGAAAAGGCATAGCCGCAGCGGCCCTTGGGGCTCTCCTGCAGGCGCGAGGCTATCGCGCACGCATCAAAAAACTCGACCCTTACCTCAATGTCGATCCCGGCACGATGTCGCCGTACCAGCATGGCGAGGTATTCGTCACCGATGACGGTGCCGAGACCGATCTCGATCTTGGCCATTACGAGCGCTTCACCGGCCGCTCGGCCAACCAGCAGGACAACATCACCACCGGCCGCATCTACAAGAACATCATCGAACGCGAGCGGCGCGGCGACTATCTCGGCGCCACCGTGCAGGTCATCCCGCACGTCACCGACGAGATCAAGAATTTCGTCCTCAACGGCAATGACGACTATGATTTCGTGCTGTGCGAGATCGGCGGCACGGTGGGCGACATCGAGGCGATGCCGTTCCTCGAGGCGATCCGCCAGCTCGGCAACGATCTGCCGCGTAACAACGCCGTCTACGTCCATCTGACGCTGATGCCTTACATCCCGACGGCGGGTGAGTTGAAAACCAAGCCGACCCAGCATTCGGTCAAGGAATTGCGCGGCATCGGCATCGCGCCCGACATCCTGCTGGTTCGTGCTGATCGCGCCATTCCCAAGGAAGAGCGCAGAAAGCTGTCGCTGTTCTGCAATGTCAGGGAAAGCGCCGTCATCCAGGCGCTCGACGTGCCGCATATCTATGACGTGCCGATGGCCTATCACAAGGAAGGGCTTGATTCGGAAGTTCTGGCCGCCTTCGGCATCGATCCGGCGCCGAAGCCGCGCATGGAGCCCTGGCAGAAGGTGTCGGACCGCATCCACAATCCGGAAGGCGAGGTGACCATCGCCATCGTCGGCAAATATACCGGCCTCAAGGATGCCTACAAATCGCTGATCGAGGCGCTTTCACATGGCGGGCTGGCCAACCACGTCAAGGTCAAGCTCGACTGGATCGAATCGGAGATCTTCGAAAAGGAAGATCCGACGCCGTGGCTGGAGAAGGTGCATGGCATCCTGGTTCCCGGCGGCTTTGGCGAGCGCGGTTCGGAAGGCAAGATCCTGGCGGCGAAGTTCGCGCGTGAGCGCAAGGTGCCGTATTTCGGCATCTGTTTCGGCATGCAGATGGCTTGCATCGAGGCGGCGCGTTCGCTGGCCGGCGTCGAGCACGCGTCTTCGACCGAGTTCGGCCCGACCCAGGAGCCGGTCGTCGGGCTGATGACGGAATGGCTGAAGGGCAACATGCTGGAGAAACGCCGCGAGACCGGCGATCTCGGCGGCACGATGCGTTTGGGCGCCTATCAGGCCGAGCTCGCCAAGGGCTCGAAGATCGCCGACATCTATGGCGACACCCAGATTTCCGAGCGCCACCGCCACCGCTACGAGGTCAATATCGACTACAAGGAGCGGCTCGAGGATTGCGGCCTGGTGTTTGCCGGCATGTCACCCGACGGCGTGCTGCCGGAGACGGTCGAATATCCCGACCATCCCTGGTTTATCGGTGTGCAGTATCATCCCGAGCTGAAGAGCCGGCCGCTCGATCCGCATCCGCTGTTCGCCAGCTTCATCGAGGCGGCGGTCGAGCAGTCGCGCCTGGTCTAG
- a CDS encoding ABC transporter substrate-binding protein encodes MKKLLLAASAAALLAGTWLAPAQAEYLKEHRGGTIRLLARSAAGTLDPHINYTDQGWQMYQPIYDGLVAFRKAEGMDGFTIVPDLAEALPQVSNDGKTFTFKLRKGIKFSSGQDMGVKDVVASFQRIFKVSGPTSGTFYAGIVGADKCLADTKSCTLDGGVVGDEAAGTITINLTKPDAEILYKLALPHAVVLPADTPAEDMGSKPIPSTGAYMISAFDPNKGMTVSRNPNFKQWSEEAQPDGYPDVVQYDFGLSEEAAVTAIQNGEADWMFDALPSDRLGELGSKSMDQLHISPLSAWWYAPLNNRLAPFDNEKARQAVAYAIDRNTLVKLFGGKVLASPVCQVLPPDFPGHEDYCPFTKNPGEKWSAPDLDKAKQLVEESGTKGQKVTIIVEDTAISRSIGVYLQSVLTTIGYVADVKPISSNIQFTYIQNTNNKVQMSVTQWYKDYPAASDFLNILFSCASFREGSDASINIAGFCDKDIDAKMQKALDLGVTDQKAADKMWAEIDRQITDKAPAVGLFTPKRLDFVSKRVGNFKFNRQFNWMITQSWVQ; translated from the coding sequence ATGAAGAAACTGCTTCTGGCCGCATCAGCCGCGGCACTGCTGGCCGGCACGTGGCTCGCTCCGGCGCAGGCCGAATACCTCAAGGAGCACCGAGGCGGCACCATCCGTCTTCTGGCCCGCTCGGCGGCGGGAACGCTCGATCCGCACATCAACTACACCGACCAAGGCTGGCAGATGTACCAGCCGATCTATGATGGCCTGGTGGCCTTCCGCAAGGCCGAAGGCATGGACGGCTTCACCATCGTCCCCGATCTGGCCGAGGCGCTGCCGCAGGTTAGCAATGACGGCAAGACCTTCACCTTCAAGCTGCGCAAGGGCATCAAGTTCTCCAGCGGCCAGGATATGGGCGTCAAGGACGTCGTTGCCTCCTTCCAGCGCATCTTCAAGGTTTCCGGACCGACCTCCGGCACCTTCTATGCCGGCATCGTCGGCGCCGACAAATGCCTGGCTGACACCAAGAGCTGCACGCTGGACGGTGGCGTTGTCGGTGACGAAGCCGCCGGCACCATCACCATCAATCTCACCAAGCCGGACGCAGAGATCCTCTACAAGCTTGCCTTGCCACACGCCGTGGTCCTGCCTGCGGACACGCCTGCCGAAGACATGGGCTCCAAGCCCATCCCCAGCACCGGTGCGTACATGATCTCCGCCTTCGATCCCAACAAGGGCATGACGGTGTCGCGCAACCCCAATTTCAAGCAGTGGAGCGAGGAAGCGCAGCCGGACGGTTACCCGGATGTCGTACAATATGATTTCGGCCTGTCCGAGGAAGCCGCCGTCACGGCGATCCAGAACGGCGAAGCCGACTGGATGTTCGACGCACTGCCGAGCGATCGCCTGGGCGAACTCGGCAGCAAGTCCATGGACCAGTTGCACATCTCGCCGCTTTCGGCATGGTGGTACGCGCCGCTGAACAACCGTCTCGCGCCGTTCGACAACGAAAAGGCCCGCCAGGCCGTTGCCTATGCGATCGACCGCAACACGCTGGTCAAGCTGTTCGGTGGCAAGGTGCTGGCTTCGCCGGTCTGCCAGGTCCTGCCACCGGATTTCCCCGGCCATGAAGACTATTGCCCCTTCACCAAGAACCCCGGTGAAAAATGGTCGGCGCCGGATCTCGACAAGGCCAAGCAGCTCGTTGAGGAATCCGGCACCAAGGGCCAGAAGGTGACGATCATCGTCGAGGATACCGCCATTTCGCGGTCGATCGGCGTCTATCTGCAGAGCGTGCTGACCACCATCGGCTATGTCGCCGACGTCAAGCCGATCTCGTCCAACATCCAGTTCACCTACATCCAGAACACCAACAACAAGGTGCAGATGTCGGTTACCCAATGGTACAAGGACTATCCTGCGGCTTCCGACTTCCTGAACATCCTGTTCAGCTGCGCCTCCTTCCGTGAAGGTTCGGATGCTTCGATCAACATCGCCGGTTTCTGCGACAAGGATATCGACGCCAAGATGCAGAAGGCGCTGGACCTCGGCGTGACCGATCAGAAAGCCGCCGACAAGATGTGGGCCGAAATCGACAGGCAGATCACGGACAAGGCACCGGCCGTCGGCCTCTTCACGCCGAAGCGGCTTGACTTCGTCAGCAAACGGGTTGGCAATTTCAAGTTCAACCGGCAGTTCAACTGGATGATCACCCAGTCCTGGGTGCAGTAA
- a CDS encoding ABC transporter permease yields MSNQAVAMPRKTRGPWAVAFAKLATDRAAMASLAVFLLIVLACLSAPLYAKWAGVDPFASTLDAVIQIDGADVPVMEQSTEGLGLGYTPLGPTWRLGNYFLGADSQGRDVMARMLYGGLSSLLISGAATIFTLIIGTAAGLIAGYFGGITDTVLSRLLDVLWAFPIYLLAISLSIVTIAQGISIGPIEIESGSLWLPVIIIGIVYVPYVARPIRGQVLSLRHSEFVFAAINLGVPGWRILWRDILPNITTTLIVFVPLMMALNMLTESALSFLSIGVQPPAASWGTIIQDGQALLYTRPLVALVPGLAIAVSVMALNVFGDGLRDALDPRSKVRLGRD; encoded by the coding sequence GTGTCGAACCAAGCTGTCGCCATGCCGCGCAAGACGCGAGGGCCCTGGGCCGTCGCCTTTGCGAAGCTGGCAACGGACAGGGCTGCCATGGCATCCCTGGCCGTGTTCCTCCTCATCGTCCTTGCCTGCCTCAGTGCGCCTCTCTACGCGAAATGGGCCGGCGTGGACCCGTTCGCCTCGACGCTCGACGCCGTCATCCAGATCGACGGCGCCGACGTCCCGGTGATGGAACAGTCGACCGAGGGGCTCGGGCTTGGCTACACGCCGCTCGGTCCGACCTGGCGGCTCGGCAATTATTTCCTTGGCGCCGACAGCCAGGGGCGCGATGTCATGGCCAGGATGCTCTATGGCGGGCTGAGCTCGCTGCTGATCTCCGGGGCGGCCACCATCTTCACGCTGATCATCGGCACGGCGGCGGGATTGATCGCCGGCTATTTCGGCGGCATCACCGATACGGTGCTGTCGCGCTTGCTGGATGTCCTGTGGGCGTTCCCGATCTACCTGCTGGCGATCTCGCTTTCCATCGTCACCATCGCGCAAGGCATTTCGATCGGGCCGATCGAGATCGAGTCCGGCAGTCTGTGGCTGCCGGTCATCATCATCGGCATCGTCTACGTGCCCTATGTGGCGCGTCCGATACGCGGGCAGGTGCTGTCGCTGCGACACAGCGAGTTCGTGTTCGCCGCGATCAATCTGGGTGTACCCGGGTGGCGCATCCTGTGGCGCGATATCCTCCCCAACATCACCACCACGCTCATCGTCTTCGTGCCACTGATGATGGCGCTGAACATGCTGACGGAGTCGGCGCTTTCCTTCCTGTCGATCGGCGTGCAGCCGCCCGCTGCAAGCTGGGGCACCATCATCCAGGATGGACAGGCGCTGCTCTACACCAGGCCACTGGTGGCGCTGGTGCCTGGCCTGGCGATCGCAGTTTCGGTCATGGCACTCAATGTCTTCGGCGACGGCCTGCGCGACGCGCTCGACCCGCGCTCCAAGGTTCGGCTGGGGCGCGACTGA
- a CDS encoding proline iminopeptidase-family hydrolase, which produces MSSEIIGREGRATFGGYETWYRVSGELGSDKAPVVILHGGPGAAHNYVDAYKLLARRGRAVIHYDQLGCGNSTLLPEMGADFWTPRLFIDELENLVDHLGIRAGFHVLGQSWGGMLGAEYGVTRPKGLKSLTIANSPASMKLWVEEANRLRADLPGDVQETLTRHEQAGTTDDPAYQEATMRFYERHVCRVPFPPEVTETFAQIARNPTVYHLMNGPNEFHVIGTLKNWSIVERLPAIDVPTLIISGRYDEATPATVQPFKDGIKGSRWEIFEHSSHMPHVEEQDACMRVVGDFLDDNDN; this is translated from the coding sequence ATGTCGTCTGAGATCATTGGCAGGGAAGGGCGGGCCACCTTTGGCGGCTACGAGACCTGGTATCGGGTCAGCGGCGAACTCGGTAGCGACAAGGCCCCTGTGGTGATCCTGCATGGCGGGCCGGGCGCCGCCCACAACTACGTCGATGCCTACAAGCTACTCGCCCGACGAGGCCGCGCCGTCATCCATTACGACCAGTTGGGCTGCGGCAATTCCACCTTGCTGCCCGAGATGGGTGCCGACTTCTGGACACCCCGGCTTTTCATCGACGAGCTTGAAAACCTCGTCGACCATCTCGGCATCCGCGCGGGTTTCCACGTGCTGGGCCAAAGCTGGGGCGGCATGCTGGGCGCCGAATATGGGGTGACGCGACCGAAGGGCCTGAAGTCGCTGACCATCGCCAACTCGCCGGCCTCCATGAAACTGTGGGTCGAAGAAGCCAACCGGTTGCGCGCCGACCTGCCTGGGGATGTGCAGGAGACACTGACCCGGCACGAACAGGCCGGCACGACGGACGATCCGGCCTACCAGGAAGCCACGATGCGGTTCTACGAACGACATGTCTGCCGCGTGCCGTTCCCGCCCGAAGTGACGGAGACCTTCGCCCAGATCGCACGCAATCCGACCGTCTATCATCTGATGAACGGGCCTAACGAGTTCCATGTCATCGGAACCCTGAAGAATTGGAGCATCGTCGAGCGCCTGCCGGCCATCGATGTTCCCACGCTGATCATCTCCGGACGCTACGACGAGGCCACGCCCGCGACCGTGCAGCCCTTCAAGGACGGCATCAAGGGATCGCGCTGGGAGATATTCGAGCATTCCAGCCACATGCCGCATGTCGAAGAGCAAGATGCGTGCATGCGGGTGGTGGGCGACTTCCTGGACGACAACGACAACTGA
- a CDS encoding leucyl aminopeptidase, whose translation MPQSPVPVFEAADEISAETSVVVILQTAQAGFGPRAAALDAEMSGILSRACSDPATLAESGTCIDLIAPQGVSARRVIVLALGKAEAVSALSLARAGGLLAAHLEGKCECAATLVLDPITGVDLPGAEILARVALGMRLRRYRFDMRNRRQGAGSDRTLRVQLIGAAGAELTSALARVNAIADGVEYARTLVNLPPNHLHPDNFHDHLEPLREAGIDIEMLDATQLKELGMNALLAVGAGSVRPPRVAVLRYRGKGAPSQPLAFVGKGVCFDSGGLCIKRGEQMFDMKADMGGAAAVVGLLIALARQGSPVHAIGVLGIAENMPSGTALKPRDIITTASGQTVEVFDTDAEGRLLLADCLHYAATRFNPSVIVDLATLTYSVTRGLGSIFAGLFSTDDAIAAQMIAAGETVGERFWRLPLDRAYDEGLQSPFADLRHHAKDMEDGDAPYAAAFLRHFTEDRPWVHLDIASKELADADRPLGRQGATAFGVQMLEEWVQASRRVN comes from the coding sequence ATGCCTCAATCGCCAGTGCCGGTCTTTGAAGCGGCGGACGAGATTTCCGCGGAAACTTCTGTCGTCGTGATCTTGCAAACTGCCCAGGCAGGCTTTGGCCCCCGGGCAGCGGCACTGGACGCGGAAATGAGCGGAATTCTGTCCCGTGCCTGCTCCGATCCGGCCACCCTGGCCGAATCCGGCACCTGCATCGATCTCATAGCCCCCCAGGGCGTATCGGCTCGGCGCGTGATCGTCCTGGCCCTGGGCAAAGCCGAAGCCGTAAGCGCCCTGTCACTGGCACGCGCCGGCGGCTTGCTTGCCGCGCATCTGGAAGGCAAGTGCGAATGCGCGGCCACGCTTGTCCTCGACCCTATTACCGGCGTCGACCTGCCGGGTGCGGAAATCCTGGCCCGCGTCGCGCTGGGCATGCGGCTGCGGCGCTATCGTTTCGACATGCGCAACCGGCGCCAGGGCGCGGGCTCGGATCGGACCTTGCGGGTGCAACTGATCGGGGCAGCAGGCGCGGAGCTGACCTCGGCGCTGGCGCGGGTCAATGCCATTGCGGACGGCGTCGAATATGCGCGCACGCTGGTCAATTTGCCGCCGAACCATCTCCATCCCGACAATTTCCACGATCATCTGGAGCCGCTGCGCGAAGCCGGCATCGACATCGAAATGCTCGATGCCACGCAACTGAAAGAGCTCGGTATGAATGCGCTGCTGGCCGTTGGTGCTGGGTCGGTGCGGCCGCCACGGGTCGCTGTCCTGCGCTATCGCGGCAAAGGTGCTCCGTCCCAACCGCTCGCCTTCGTCGGCAAGGGCGTCTGTTTCGATTCGGGCGGCCTCTGCATCAAGCGCGGCGAGCAGATGTTCGACATGAAGGCCGACATGGGCGGCGCGGCAGCTGTCGTCGGCCTGCTGATCGCGCTCGCCCGGCAAGGCAGCCCGGTGCATGCGATCGGCGTGCTTGGCATTGCCGAGAACATGCCGTCCGGCACCGCGCTCAAGCCGCGCGATATCATCACGACCGCCTCGGGCCAGACCGTGGAGGTGTTCGACACCGATGCGGAAGGACGCCTGCTTCTGGCCGACTGCCTGCATTATGCGGCCACGCGCTTCAACCCGTCGGTGATCGTCGACTTGGCGACGCTGACCTACTCGGTGACGCGTGGGCTGGGATCGATATTCGCCGGCCTGTTCAGCACCGACGATGCCATCGCCGCGCAGATGATTGCGGCCGGAGAGACGGTCGGCGAGCGGTTCTGGCGATTGCCGCTCGACCGGGCCTACGATGAGGGGCTGCAATCGCCATTCGCCGATTTGCGCCATCACGCCAAGGATATGGAAGATGGCGACGCTCCCTATGCGGCGGCCTTCCTGCGCCATTTCACCGAAGACCGCCCCTGGGTGCATCTCGACATCGCCAGCAAGGAGCTGGCCGACGCCGATCGGCCTCTAGGCAGGCAAGGCGCCACGGCCTTCGGCGTGCAGATGCTGGAAGAGTGGGTGCAGGCCAGCCGCAGGGTGAACTAA
- a CDS encoding LysR substrate-binding domain-containing protein, giving the protein MALPSLNGMRAFEAAARLGSVKDAAEELHLTPSAISRHIRALERNLGQDLFERGFRQITPTIRGSYYARSLSEAFEAIWRATDDVSLADGPSHSRTQRVRVLCVPAVLNLWLADRLPNFRKLHPAVELEISTSGKRANFDLAIVDEFVYKAGPALTLLIPLVLTPVCAPALLEGPVPLRSPADLVNHHLIHECESMRWKRWLEQEGVLDTTPKSSTTLDDCTLIMREAINGAGIALADTMMAQDFLQQGKLVAPFPARHTYPAGIYLHQRRSIGNKPGTGLFQDWLLSEVEDHKRAMAIA; this is encoded by the coding sequence ATGGCCCTACCCTCACTCAACGGCATGCGCGCATTCGAGGCCGCCGCACGTCTCGGCAGCGTCAAGGATGCGGCCGAGGAACTGCACCTGACACCCTCTGCCATCAGCCGCCACATCCGTGCGCTTGAAAGAAATCTCGGCCAGGATCTGTTCGAGCGCGGCTTTCGCCAGATAACGCCGACCATCCGGGGCTCTTACTATGCGCGCAGCCTCTCCGAAGCGTTCGAGGCGATCTGGCGCGCCACCGATGATGTCAGCCTCGCAGACGGCCCGAGCCATAGCAGGACCCAACGTGTCCGGGTCTTGTGCGTGCCGGCCGTTCTGAACCTTTGGCTGGCGGACCGGTTGCCGAACTTTCGCAAACTACATCCGGCGGTGGAACTGGAAATCTCGACATCGGGCAAGCGCGCCAATTTCGATTTGGCCATCGTCGACGAGTTCGTCTACAAGGCCGGGCCGGCCTTGACGCTGCTGATCCCGCTGGTTCTGACGCCGGTCTGTGCGCCCGCATTGCTCGAAGGGCCGGTGCCGCTGCGGTCGCCGGCCGATCTGGTCAACCATCATCTGATCCATGAATGCGAAAGCATGAGATGGAAGCGTTGGCTGGAGCAGGAGGGCGTCTTGGACACGACGCCGAAATCCAGCACAACGCTGGATGACTGCACGCTGATCATGCGCGAGGCGATCAATGGCGCCGGAATTGCGCTCGCCGACACGATGATGGCACAGGATTTTCTGCAGCAAGGCAAACTTGTCGCCCCGTTTCCTGCCCGCCACACCTATCCGGCCGGCATCTACCTGCACCAGCGCCGCAGCATCGGCAACAAGCCGGGCACCGGCCTGTTTCAGGATTGGCTGTTGTCCGAAGTCGAGGACCACAAGCGGGCGATGGCCATTGCTTAG